The window AATAGTAAAAGAAATTGGATTGTGAACATCggaatataaattattaaattctaCAATGTCAAAATCCTGGAAAAAAGCAAACATGTGTACACTAGATAAAACGTAGTCGACCGTGCTACTGCTCTTACATGTAGTACCACCTGTATACTTATCATTGCCAATACGTCTATTTACAATATAGAGTtcattatttttgcaaaaatctATAACCTTATATCCGAAATTGTTTACGTGAAAATCTTGCACTTTTCGTTCCAGTGGTATTTTCAGCATTTGAAAAGCTTGTGAGCGGACTGCTATATCAGTATTATAAATATCTTCACACATATTTAATTGCGTTAAAAAATCATCAGATATAACATAATCATGTAAACAACCAACAAGTGCATTAAAATCACCGAGTAAACATACATACTTAGAATCTTTTGCAATATTGATAAGCTCCTTTTCTAATTCAGTAAAACAGTCAGGTGAAGAAAATCTACTACATTCAGGGGGGATATAAACGATTCCACACAATAGATCCTCGTCATAGTTTAACAGTTGTTTGCTAACTTTGAACCATGAGACATTTTTgcaaaacatgtataaaatctatttatcattataagacacttttttatattctaaacgtggaaaaaaagtaattgagatgtaattgaaaagtaattgaaaatacacaatatttttggaatgtatttaaatacattcaattacttgtaattgaagacagactcaattacaaattactttcaattactttgaaaaatttaattaattacactcaattacaaatacttttttccattaccccatccctgatgTGTAATATTGCGCacaattgataaatattgatttatatatggcATGAACAATGCACTCTTATACTCTTTCCATAAGGAAGACGTGCATTGCATCAGATAGTACCTTCTCTGAAAAATCATAAATGATAGAAAACatgattaaatttgttttcagtTTCAACGAACATGTTAATGATCATGCGGACAAACTATTTAATATATATCTAAATGTCGTTAACTAATAGTTTAATGTAAAACATATTCCATAAGTCAAACACAAACCCATGTGTATGTGTCGTCATCCAAAAAGTTTTTGGTACCCACAGTGAGTAGCTGTGAATTCGTCCCTTTACATCGCAATTAACACCTGTCTTTCATTTAAACGGAGGTCAACTTTTTGCGTACCATTTTATTTTCTCAATttctttttgtataaaaaatgtttattttataaaatttgcaGGAAATgtaacaatttctttttaaaaagcaaacCGAACACGATTTTTTTGTAACTGGGGagatttaaaatgcatttttgacaaaacatgttAGGTTCCTAATCTTGTACGAAAAGTTGTGCAGCAAATTAGGCTTGAACGTAATTGagatttgattttcaaaatcataaattattaagaaattaaattttaaactcatGAGTATGACGCTAGATTAACATTTCTTAAGtcaatattctcatttttgtgAAACGTTTTTACGATAAGAGATACTTATATAAAATGTTGTATTTAAACGCTCAATCAACAATGGCAAGGAATATTGTTACACAAGTTTGTTTACCTAGCAATGAATTTACGTTAACAAAGTAAAATACTTGTAATTTGATagttaaggttttccgctgggagcggaaaaccttactattattctgaaaaattttcaaatttcttattattttttttttcttctagacgccaactttgatccttaatatctcgctcgtttgttcaccgattgttttgaaattttcaggactgataacaatccgcgtgatgttgtcgttgcatattttagttgaggaaaatccctatccggttttgagttattcccctttttgtaaaatttaacgacttcttttgtccagggggtttagctttaacgatgactggcagagtctcaaagatgggctcgtttggaagctaatacattgaatttgtgcgagatatattttatttattatttaaatgcaaatataaggggtggtatagatgttgaaacaaaggtaagaaaaaaaatcaaaaaaattcgcgtattttccgtgttagttttctacctgataaaaatttgttataacatgtattttaaaagttcttggtcttactcagacctttcattcggtatgccGAATaaagggctggcccttataattagggagttagaggcgtccaaagtttcttgtcaataacttaaaaaggaataaaaatttctaatgcattattgaagcaaagttgtaaagaaattaattttgaatccttctatagtattcaatttaatgttttcgtaatttatagtcagtatttgcagaaacaattgttgtcagttcggtccatttttgtgggggtgcgcacgtttatgaggttatgaaagggcttcttgtaatgcaccaACTGATACAAGTagtgcgcaaaaataattccacataaaattcccaaatgtttttattcatatgtacattttcatttcatatagatgaacctctttgaccttatttttgttgtttgtttcataactgtgcccctgtctatatttagatgcattacgagactcaggtaaccgatcgataggagagtcgctagctgtattcaggccgtcgcctagacgatagtgcatgtgcttgtagagctggacgtacacgtttaacgcgtcgccccactgtgttactgtaacagagacattttgaattgtttcagtactgggagatgtgttaataaaatggttccaatgcatggtaattaaactcaacttttctacaatacgtttACACGACAgtcttataaagcacaatgtgtattactgacatgacaaatgtacactggcaatttaaacgaacgcgggattgctcccgatagaacaattcttttaaagcaaaaaaaacaatactgatttgcgatggatataatataattatcatcgtggagttgattttaaaaagtgaactaaatattcgtatacgataatatttgaatccaaagccgctagttttaagttacggttatcagggatattaattatgacttgccccgcgtttcaggttttttacttgcaaaacatctacaaacgaaaataccaaacaaccttcagcagcaacttataaattattttttccatacacaattctaaagaggtaattaaataaattttataaatgctttatacttgtatacattcgctatcttccatggaaaaaagtggcatggaaaaaatgttcaatgttcatcaaatacgctgtagtcttagcaatcgaaaataattaacaaactgtatattgatagattgacatatcaacaaacattcagacccgcaatgagtttttttacaagttctataaaatgtagaatcaatgactgaattctttaccgttttccgtgttggttattttgaatcacgtgtgtacgttatgtgtagccatatagatgaacactttaagtgtttaatttttataagaaattgtgtacatgcagagcaatgcgATGCTAGGACAATTGtattccaacaatgtatatggtgaggccggtcagactgatactggttctgcttgttctacaaatagcgaattaAGACAAAGTATTtaggtgttatattttaaagaaatataagtattactttctttaaagcttgcattactcaacaaagtattttattggaatcattcttagttacctaACTGCatatgtaccgctcggtctgtatcccggaaaaattgactaccatccgaaatttttcatacaaggtctacatacttgcagctaacattacctttaaaaatacattttagaatttgccgctgtttataaattcattaaaaagacgcgcagaatcaagtggtaatatgtcgtttgatatgggatttatgacgtctatttatattgttttcattaaaattatttcattatttcaagcttgtgggtggaatgaaatcagtttcacatgttatatgacataaagatgtcctctccccactttttctcgcagcaactattttttttaaaatttacataaaaaattgaattgtcatggagttgcccccccccccctttttttgtagcatgtaaaaaaatggtatgaaaatcatgatattatgagtgaaattttgaaaattttaaaaaattcattaaaaaaaattctttttttgcttgtcaagatttgttggatgagtttgccccccccccccccccccccactttcaaaaacgatgctacgtgctagGAAATTACtcctctttaataaacaaaacaaactaacaaacataaccgatccagataaatataattacatctATCAAAAATaaccttaaaaaacaaactacacattcatccttcacccacaatattgccttttcgatatttgtcatcgttgtagacccgtgtaacaatctgttacattatatatgtaagtaggtgcttgcacaacaaagaaccccttgctgatctacattttcaataacgcatacaaagaaaaaatatattttgatttatttttgaatttcttttgatgtaaaaaaaaaagagaagaaattggttctcagtctctctttatgcctgtttgttagcggttaatccaagttcattttgaatatcctttggtaatttaaaaaatgcgatgtaaatttttttttcatgcaatatttcggataaagcaatgaagagttgtttcttgaaattttattagaccataaaattgtaaaatgctagcattgaaaattgtgcccgatttctttctttttttttaaggtaaaactttattgatttaaaaaatgattctttgagacaaacaaattgacataatcaataagagtttgacaatctctaactgcaggtctgtagcttttagtcagaaaaagaatcggatggacgacctaggacacagatcgtccatccgaatttcttgaaaattgccattattttcgtacgcggacgcaatactcaccgagactaaatggttcgtatcttaagttttaactgctttgacaGGTTATATTGgttttttgataattatgaacatgaatatttaaataaaaattgttaaaattatagtaaaattaccggcattggtcttctccgtgcgcggatctagaaggggaagggttccagacccccccccccccccccagcgaaatttctttcaattacgtgtacattataaacttaccaaatatgcctcagacatcccttggcaaagtcaaataaccgtctgacttttcaacccccaccccggaaaaattttctgatccgcgcatgttccccctcctcgaaatacaaaattattcttcaaaaccccttgtaaaatttccaggatctccgcatatatactaagagtttcattggcgcttgcgtttgataaaaatgcgtgtaaaacgtttgccaatggtctttttaccttcgtaccgggcataacaacagtcccactctgtgaataaaatgcggcgaatcaaactagagacaatgtgttaagatctgtatttgcttataaacatgtagcaTCATCGTGCAAATTGCactgtttaattatattttttttttgttgactttacttgtaaaaatcgtaattttttctcacagttcatatcttacaaagttacttttttatttagtgattgacacttttcagactttatatgtgatttcaaagagacagagtgtcatgtctcaaggactgttaatctcttaaaacatcattgtgcaattatcagattttcatttcttggacattaAAGACTCactgagtttatttaattattttatatctgtgaacctttcactcagcttacttatatcattacctgtcaatttatactcattgttaagattcttataaatagttatgtacaattgtcaatgtgcagtctggaatacggcggccagccccggccacgtccgactctcccagagtcttgagtccggaggccactactggccatatccgaattgtttgtaacatgtctgtctgttaaattgttataatgttgccatcgttgagtctcgtccaataatgtggaatcttgcatcaattgcctgtttatttctctggaactgtgtactggtggaccttcgggaatacggcaaacctacccttcgttttagcttacggcccacagtgcgccacaaccttatacactttacgccaacattccctcacccggttcgtactgcacacgaccgatgcagatccagacgaattctctatcactGTAAAATCTACGCAGTCACAGatatataatactttgtttctcagtgtttacacatctaatattgtactatggtcagctatcaattttttgtaatacgtcacaagtatgacgcagctacgacggaaaacctaatcgttgcttgcaacgagctcgtctctagttttttaatacatctttgttttgtttttagaaatagTGCAGAAAACCTGAAAAAAATCGATGACAAGGtgacaaattaattattaagcatgaattttattatatattatattattctttttaaaagcattgattgattattttactttttacagTCTCCTGGAAAACCTTATGCAGAAGAAATCAAATCGGATTCAGTGCGTCTCTTTTGGAACAAATCGAATCAACCAGCAGACCATTATCAGATTCGGTTCAAAGCCAAGAACGGCAACTTAAAATGGAAATTCACAGATACAGATTCAGACGAAAATAACGTCAACATTTCTGGATtgatggcgcatacaaaatacatatttcaaGTCCGTGGAATATTTGGAGAGCAAGAGGGTCCATATGGTCAAGCTAATGAAGACATTGAAACAAGAAAGTCTTTAGGAACAACATTTTTGGAGTTTTCTTTATTGCAGAACAACACGGATTGTCCTCCAAAATATTTACTTCCgatacaagaaaataaaaacgcAAGAAATTCAAGCGCGCGAACAAGACAGTTAACGCTTGGTAGGTGTACCAATTTTCTCATATAATTATtcctttttcaaaaatgtcatattttgtaatagaaacTCAAGATATTACACAAGCACACGCATTTTACAGGACAACCATTGAAAGACTTTTGTGAGGAAAAAACCATAATGTTAGTTGGAGCAACAGGTTCAGGAAAAAGTACTTTAGTGGATGGCATTGTCAACTATATAATGGGTGTAAGTTTTGATGACCCATTTCGATTCAGGATAGTCACTTTAGAAGAGGAAGAAAAGAAATCCCACAACCAGGTACTTAATTTTAGAAGATAGATTTGTcaacatttatacaaaatagCATTTGTAATATATTGAAATCAAATGAATTATTGCAAGAAATAAAACTATTACTTTATTGAAGCGAAAACAATTGTGATAAAATGTGAACATAAAGTTTATATACTTgattaaatcaaacaaatagcAATAGTCTACAAAATAACTTAAAGCATTGCATCCGCATGTTAAAACAAAAGGAATTTGCTGTGATTTGGTTTGTTATAGATATTTAtccattaagattttttttggcaAGATGTACTTTTTAAATGACATTATACGTTAATCAGGAGTATTAAACTTCTCAATATTATAGCTATAACACAGTGGTTCtctctttgtaaaaaaaaaagcaaaatatacCCGGCTAATATTTGTTATAAATgtgattttacattttaaagtcGACAAAGCATCATTTTTGATACGAAGTTAaataaatggataaaaaatGTATCTTAATAATTTAGAATGTATTTTCCTCTACAAAATGTACTAAAGgttcatttatttacattactagtacattattttttatatgccTGTCAGATGCCTTTTTATCTACTACTCAGGAtagtttttcattgaaattgtgtACTAGTTCTCAAACTGTGATAAACTACTTTGACAGGCCATCTCACAGACAGAATGGATAACggtttataaaatatatccAACAGAAGGCAGTCGACTAAACTACACCCTCAACATTATAGACACACCAGGATTTGGTGACACAAGAGGAATAGAACGCGATCATGCTATCATCGATCAGATTCGACATTTGTTTTCTGCACAAGGTGACCAAGGTGTTATGTTTATTGACGCTGTATGTTTTATTGTCAAGGCACCAGACGCACGTCTCACAGTCGTTCAAAAGTATATATTTAGCTCAATTATGTCCTTGTTTGGAAAAGATATTGAGTCAAATATTTGTACACTGATCACTTTTGCTGATGGGGGAAAGCCTCCCGTAATTGCTTCACTGAAGGAATCTAAACTTCCTTTTGGATTGACATTTAACTTCAACAATTCAGCTCTTTTTGCTGAAAACAAAGGCCTTACACACAATACATTGTCTCCAACGTTTTGGGAAATGGGATGTAGtagttttgaaagatttttcagACAAATACAACAATTGGAAACAAGAAGTCTTTGTCAAACAAAAAACGTACTGGACGAACGAGAGCAACTAAAAACTGTAATCTCAAATATTCGACCACAGGTTTCGGCAGGCTTGTCCAAATTATCTGAACTGCAGCAACAGTTGGATATTTTTACaagatataaaaatgaaataagagATAACCAAAATTTTGAGTACGAAGTTGATGAAATAAAGCAGGAACAAATAGATCTTCCTAAAGGTCAGCATGTAACAAATTGTATTCAATGCAATGTCACTTGTCACGAAAACTGCGGTATAGCCGATGATGATGAAAAAAGTAGATGCTGGGCAATGGATAAAAGAACAGGTTGCTGTAGAATATGTTCCGGGAAATGTATATGGTCAGATCACAAAAACACCccatatattttcaaatacgtTACCGAAACTGTTAAAAAGACCTATGCTgaaatgaaacaaagatatgaaGCTGCTCAGGGACAAACACTTACGCACGAAAAATACATTGAAGAATTGACATATGATGTTGATGAATTATTTGATCTCATTACGGCAATGATGAATGATATGAACGACTGTAAAACAAGACTAAAAGAAATTGCATTAAGACCGGATCCTTTAACTGCAGTGGAGCACATTGACCTTATGATTCAGTCTGAAGAAATCGATAAACAACCAGGATTTCTAAAAAGGGTACAGATgctgaaagaaattaaaaaaatggcaCTCGTAGATCAGGATGTGAATAGTTTAGGGCAAAATATCCGTGTCACAAGAGAAAACATCAAGTCAGTGACGGGAAAATCGTTTCAAACCAGAGTCAGAATCAAAAGAAAGAATCAAGGCAATGCGTTTACCCGGGGTTTTCAATACgtaaaaaactgttttaaataatttctgaaggttttttaaaaagacaattaATATACCTGGACAAAAAGAAGGTTTCAAGgaacaacatattataatagaattaaaaatttgatttatgaGTAATTTTTCATTCGATACAAAACTTCtcaaaaatagtaaaaaaataaaaataaaataaaagttgtaaTAAATCGAACCAtccaaaaattatcataatgtaGTAGAGATTGATACAGGTTGCTTTTCAACCAAACTTTATGTTGGCATGAAACAAGATAAGTGATAACATTTTcataatgtttaaaacaaatgaacTGACGGTATTATGGACAGTATACCTTGCAAATCTACTGTCGAATATTAGCAGGAAAGTAGTTGCAAATCAAGATATGTCGTTAATCCCTTGCGACAAAACCTTGATAAGAACTACAACCTCAAAACTAGGATCCaagtttttttaatcattgGAATGCCAAGAACCTATTTCTTAGGCCATAGAGGCATTGTTTTGTGTATTATTATGGTAATGGGCAAATGTATACTGTTTGTGGCTTTTTTagtcaatttattttattactttgCCTTTCCCTTTGCACTTTGTATTCACAACTGTTGTGGTTACTTTATGGGGTTTTTTCTGTCGACGATGTGAGTTACTTTTGTGGGTTACCTTTCTGGTGtgcttggttttttttagaCGACGTGGGTTAATTACCTttatgtttaactttttttctaaaGACGATGAGGTTACTTTATGTTTTAGGTTTTCTTTTTAGACTTGGTCGCTTAAACAAAACAAGAAGATCATGAGAAGTTTGTGATGCATAATGCTTTGAATCATTTAAAGAGGCTATATTTGGAACTTTTCTTTACCTTTAGTCGGCAGAGGGGGTCCTTAACTTTTTGtagtattttgattttgattttatgataaatttaatcGGAATATGAAGtgtttaaagtgtaaatttaaatACAGTTTGTCAATTCATGAGTTTATTTGTTGCTTAAACGTATAACAGAGACTTGTACAGGACTTGTACAGGAGATGTATACAATTGGACCATTACCCGTATGATTATTCCGTTCTCCTTCCAAACAATCTGTTGATTTTCTCTTCTTTAATAGTTACGCTAATAAGAATTTCCGcactatttaaataaaatatgattcgCTGATTGTTTTTACTAGATGTGTCTttgatttcacaatttttttaaaataatttgttgcCTGCTCTTGTATAGAGCTTTTGTTATATTATGCttttgattttatgataaattGAATTGGAATATGAAGTGTTTTAAGTGtaaatttaaatacaatatGTATTCAATTCATGAGTTTATTTGTTGCTTGCTCTTATGTACAGGTAAAAGTCTTATTATTAATTATAgttactgtagaagcacatattttcgttaggtcaaaatttcgttgtttttaagccaaaaaaaatttcgttGACATTTAATTTCCACATATCGTTATctctttgaattctttaaaaattcggttaaaaattcgtcatgaatttaatttcgttgatttatacagccaacgaaaataacaaaattaaatcctcaatgaACATTTCTGCGTCTACAGTATATTATATACTACATCTTTATTGTCATTTGTATGAGTGGTAGATGAAATGGTATATAAGATACACGTTTACTTTCAGTTTACCGTTAGCAATTTATCAAAATgtgaaatgatgaaaaatatatttatgctCACATGAAATGTAACTTTTAgagttctttaaaataaattgatggATAACTATTAATAGTCACTTATTTGTTAAGCTCGCTTAGCGGTACAGATAAAATCTAAAATGTTCACACGACAGATTTACATTATATTTGgtaatttctttcaaaaagaaaatgttaaatgaagaaatttaattcagatttatcttttttttttgtacaaaaaaatgtCATGACTTATACGGTCTGTACTTGGTTTACATTTGGGTTTTTTCACTATTtgcatttattctttattttataaatcaaggtatcagatttatttctattcttttttttaattgtatccGGGTAAAAGAGgggattttcttttgaaaagaaTTATATATTAATCTTGCTTAAATCAATTTCGATTTCTTTTTACTGATATATAGATGAATATTAAAGTCAGAATACTTAATATTTATAAGTGAAGATAACTCTATAATATGTttgggtttttcttttttataatttaaacaattttataataattgtgCAAGAGTGATTATTTGAATCTGTGAAAAAGTATATTTCAAAGAGAATAtttggttttcttttaaatttttttaaaatttgacaaattcaCTGGTATTGTTTGTGTTGacaaaaaatatgttgaaaaatgataataatctAAAGTTTCTTTGCACAAAGCCGGTTGAATATTCAGTTTTGAGATTGACACAAGTGTGCTAGTggagttttaaatatttataaagccctacttacatatattatatgtattataaaaatcgtttcatgtttattaattgtttaattcacaataaaaaaaaaaagaaaattatattttccttATTGTACTTTATTTTGTTCCAGCCAGAAAAATCTGAAATAGCAAATACAAGTACAAATACACAGCATGAATtcatatttaatcaaattcacaATAACAGAAGAACAGATACAATGTAGTTGGTTcatcatttgaattttgcaggGAAATCCCATTATGTACCAATACAATTCCTATATTCCACTGTTACGAAAGCTggtattattaaattaaaatggcTTTATCGGAAATGTAATtaactttcaaaaacattttaaaatatcactCAGAATCACTGGATGAACTATCATTCTCAACCGCTGGTTCATTACTGGAGGAGGCTCGTCCTGAAATTAATTAACACTGTCTATAGTTATAATCAAACTTATTTTGTTATCTCATTTGTAATATTACAAAAGCAATCAATATTCTAAAGGGGAAGACAGTATAATTCTATTCCCTCCTGTGATTTTTTCACATGATATTCTGCATTCATATTGCTTATGTAGcttaaaaactgaaaaaaaatatgaatgagaTGAAGTTTAGTTGTTTGAAACATATTAAAATCTTTCCCTAACAGTATTGTATAATACCAAATCATTCATTCTAGATTTTTAAATCAGTCTACCGTAAACATACTTTTAAATAAACTAATCACTTGACAATTGACTTCACTTCTAAATGAAATAGTTTTCATTGAGTTCAATCatacataaatataattatcatatatatataaactgtgcattatttaatatatgaaaaacacatttaaaaattacaatgaacaatttttttgtaatacttttaacaaatatattcgTAATAACATCTCATAATACATTAATGACAACGtcgaataacgtcaatttcagAACACTCGAAAGTCACTTGATCTtaatttaataagtattttttattcaagtatataaatacattgaattggattgaacagcaggcacaatgcctatttat is drawn from Crassostrea angulata isolate pt1a10 chromosome 5, ASM2561291v2, whole genome shotgun sequence and contains these coding sequences:
- the LOC128183353 gene encoding uncharacterized protein LOC128183353 isoform X2, producing the protein MKESNQNESQSKLSEILCDPCLFENLNTKATHFCKTCEDLEPLCDKCAQQHKRHKLCRDHELCDTLEEFINSQVSMRKKNSAENLKKIDDKSPGKPYAEEIKSDSVRLFWNKSNQPADHYQIRFKAKNGNLKWKFTDTDSDENNVNISGLMAHTKYIFQVRGIFGEQEGPYGQANEDIETRKSLGTTFLEFSLLQNNTDCPPKYLLPIQENKNARNSSARTRQLTLGQPLKDFCEEKTIMLVGATGSGKSTLVDGIVNYIMGVSFDDPFRFRIVTLEEEEKKSHNQAISQTEWITVYKIYPTEGSRLNYTLNIIDTPGFGDTRGIERDHAIIDQIRHLFSAQGDQGVMFIDAVCFIVKAPDARLTVVQKYIFSSIMSLFGKDIESNICTLITFADGGKPPVIASLKESKLPFGLTFNFNNSALFAENKGLTHNTLSPTFWEMGCSSFERFFRQIQQLETRSLCQTKNVLDEREQLKTVISNIRPQVSAGLSKLSELQQQLDIFTRYKNEIRDNQNFEYEVDEIKQEQIDLPKGQHVTNCIQCNVTCHENCGIADDDEKSRCWAMDKRTGCCRICSGKCIWSDHKNTPYIFKYVTETVKKTYAEMKQRYEAAQGQTLTHEKYIEELTYDVDELFDLITAMMNDMNDCKTRLKEIALRPDPLTAVEHIDLMIQSEEIDKQPGFLKRVQMLKEIKKMALVDQDVNSLGQNIRVTRENIKSVTGKSFQTRVRIKRKNQGNAFTRGFQYVKNCFK
- the LOC128183353 gene encoding uncharacterized protein LOC128183353 isoform X1, producing the protein MKEALDKKENQYKRTEVWCEPCRFGNLNTKATHFCKTCEDLEPLCENCAQQHVLHKLCRGHEICNGIEEFLDMKESNQNESQSKLSEILCDPCLFENLNTKATHFCKTCEDLEPLCDKCAQQHKRHKLCRDHELCDTLEEFINSQVSMRKKNSAENLKKIDDKSPGKPYAEEIKSDSVRLFWNKSNQPADHYQIRFKAKNGNLKWKFTDTDSDENNVNISGLMAHTKYIFQVRGIFGEQEGPYGQANEDIETRKSLGTTFLEFSLLQNNTDCPPKYLLPIQENKNARNSSARTRQLTLGQPLKDFCEEKTIMLVGATGSGKSTLVDGIVNYIMGVSFDDPFRFRIVTLEEEEKKSHNQAISQTEWITVYKIYPTEGSRLNYTLNIIDTPGFGDTRGIERDHAIIDQIRHLFSAQGDQGVMFIDAVCFIVKAPDARLTVVQKYIFSSIMSLFGKDIESNICTLITFADGGKPPVIASLKESKLPFGLTFNFNNSALFAENKGLTHNTLSPTFWEMGCSSFERFFRQIQQLETRSLCQTKNVLDEREQLKTVISNIRPQVSAGLSKLSELQQQLDIFTRYKNEIRDNQNFEYEVDEIKQEQIDLPKGQHVTNCIQCNVTCHENCGIADDDEKSRCWAMDKRTGCCRICSGKCIWSDHKNTPYIFKYVTETVKKTYAEMKQRYEAAQGQTLTHEKYIEELTYDVDELFDLITAMMNDMNDCKTRLKEIALRPDPLTAVEHIDLMIQSEEIDKQPGFLKRVQMLKEIKKMALVDQDVNSLGQNIRVTRENIKSVTGKSFQTRVRIKRKNQGNAFTRGFQYVKNCFK
- the LOC128183353 gene encoding uncharacterized protein LOC128183353 isoform X3; this encodes MDHLDIYCNPCRNGDLIKKATLFCKTCNVPEPLCKDCSAQHTRHKLCRNHKLCDDMDKFFNVQRASNQKNSAENLKKIDDKSPGKPYAEEIKSDSVRLFWNKSNQPADHYQIRFKAKNGNLKWKFTDTDSDENNVNISGLMAHTKYIFQVRGIFGEQEGPYGQANEDIETRKSLGTTFLEFSLLQNNTDCPPKYLLPIQENKNARNSSARTRQLTLGQPLKDFCEEKTIMLVGATGSGKSTLVDGIVNYIMGVSFDDPFRFRIVTLEEEEKKSHNQAISQTEWITVYKIYPTEGSRLNYTLNIIDTPGFGDTRGIERDHAIIDQIRHLFSAQGDQGVMFIDAVCFIVKAPDARLTVVQKYIFSSIMSLFGKDIESNICTLITFADGGKPPVIASLKESKLPFGLTFNFNNSALFAENKGLTHNTLSPTFWEMGCSSFERFFRQIQQLETRSLCQTKNVLDEREQLKTVISNIRPQVSAGLSKLSELQQQLDIFTRYKNEIRDNQNFEYEVDEIKQEQIDLPKGQHVTNCIQCNVTCHENCGIADDDEKSRCWAMDKRTGCCRICSGKCIWSDHKNTPYIFKYVTETVKKTYAEMKQRYEAAQGQTLTHEKYIEELTYDVDELFDLITAMMNDMNDCKTRLKEIALRPDPLTAVEHIDLMIQSEEIDKQPGFLKRVQMLKEIKKMALVDQDVNSLGQNIRVTRENIKSVTGKSFQTRVRIKRKNQGNAFTRGFQYVKNCFK